One Perognathus longimembris pacificus isolate PPM17 chromosome 13, ASM2315922v1, whole genome shotgun sequence genomic window, aatcttttgagaccAAAAAaatagtcttccttgtttggatggactttctacagtctctggtttccttgtgatggtctgcagtctattctgccacttggctggtttgacatgccttcagtttgcaggggtggatctgtactgaccctcctcccctgttggtgcaatcctgggtctctgtggttgcCACAGGTTGCAGGTAAAACTTGGGcgtgctctgtaggtggggactTGAGCGGTCTCAGAAGCTgcggctcctcccatctgctgttgggccgctgcctttaacgcctcgctttgaataggctgtggactaaGCAGGGCAGGtgactctggcctggtttactgggctgagtcacttgccttggggaggttccaccctcctgggcaggacagccttctgggcagagctgggtatggaattcagctctgtttcgggctgggaattgggcatctaaatgggaccatttatctgtctcgggaagtttgttctcccatttGGCAGATCCGTGCTGCCaatagctgcttgccgcttttgctttttaatttaggactTCCGCcaagcagggcgggcacctctagccgggcagaggcccaggacacggctcccacctgggcaggggcgttctcctgggcggagctgggtctcactaattggtccctcttgctcttctcaaagatggcttttttgtcctcgctttccccaggcaggctttagctccagtctggtctgacgctttgccagtgtcaaagatggcgctttgctctggcagttgggggaggggctgctctttgggcatgagtgagactgtatttcgtgggagtactcacgctgtctctgagatttcagcccatttgtgctcagcctgcgatctgtacgGACattgccatctggagaatttctccctggtctccgttgaacTGTGCGGGGTGCGTAGCATGGTGCCGGCCCCCGTTGGGactccgcccagagctcgaatctgtgatTTCAGACTAGCTAAGTTGATTtgtccttcctggccagaatccctgtactgttagaacttatttgagctgtctatctagtggtaaatgtttctctggggtgggaaaactgcgctgttggagggagATCAGCTAGGGCACTGTTGCTTCTCCGCCATCTTCTCAAGCTTCTTCCCCAATCATTTTCAAAAGGGCAAAACTATCCCTAAATTCATCTAATGTACTTTACCTTACAAAAAGCAAACCATTTTACCGCTATCAAATTAGATGACTAATTTGTAATTCATTCAGCTGTTGCACATATGAACATTGACATAATTTATTTTACACATACCATGCAATAACTATTTTCCAGGCTTTCATCAGCAGTAATTACTCACTTTACTTTCTTTAACTAatttatattttgatatttttccttgaaaaataGTCAGATTGATGTTCTCTTTACTGGGCAGAACTGGTTGCCAAATgaataagagaaaacaaacaactctACTTGGCTTTATTTTGCAAGACATGCTCTGCTAATGGCTTTGTCCATGGCCTCTTTCACGTCCTTGTTCCTTAGACTGTAGATCATGGGGTTCAGCATGGGGATCACCGTGGTGTAAAACACAGCCACCATCTTTCCCTGCTCCACAGATTCCTTGGTGGGCCTCCTGAGGTACATGAAGATCAGAGTACCATAAAAAATGGCCACCGCTGTCAGATGGGATCCACAGGTAGAAAAGGCCTTCCGCCTTCCTTCTGCTGAGTTCATTCTTAGGATGGCAATgagaatgaacacataagacaagATTACGACAATCAGGGAATAGGTGAAGTTAATGCCTGCAAGTATGAGCATGGTGTACTCTTTCACAAAAGTCCCCGCACAGGCCATTTTGATGAGAGGTGGATCTGCACAGTAGAAGTGGTTGATCTCAAGTTTCCCACAGAAGTACAAGCCATAAGTCCATAATGTTGCAGCCAGACTA contains:
- the LOC125361556 gene encoding olfactory receptor 5M3, with the translated sequence MLNFTDVTEFILLGLTSQKELQILFFVIFLVVYIVTMVGNIGMILLIKASPQLNSPMYFFLSHLSFIDVLFSSNVTPKMLENLLSETKTISYEGCLVQCFLFIALVHVEIFILAVMAFDRYMAIGNPLLYSSKMSRIVCIRLISFPYVYGSLTSLAATLWTYGLYFCGKLEINHFYCADPPLIKMACAGTFVKEYTMLILAGINFTYSLIVVILSYVFILIAILRMNSAEGRRKAFSTCGSHLTAVAIFYGTLIFMYLRRPTKESVEQGKMVAVFYTTVIPMLNPMIYSLRNKDVKEAMDKAISRACLAK